A stretch of Sphingomicrobium flavum DNA encodes these proteins:
- the rpsG gene encoding 30S ribosomal protein S7: MSRRRRPEKRVILPDPKFGDLVLSKFMNNIMLDGKKSVAERIVYGALDNVEARMKTDPVALFHEALNNVKPAVEVRSRRVGGATYQVPVEVRTERAQALAIRWLITAARSRAEKTMAARLSGELMDAAQNRGNAVKKREDTHRMAEANRAFSHYRW, translated from the coding sequence ATGTCCCGTCGTCGTCGCCCAGAAAAGCGCGTCATCCTGCCCGATCCCAAATTTGGTGATCTGGTCCTGTCGAAGTTCATGAACAACATCATGCTCGACGGCAAGAAGTCGGTTGCCGAGCGCATCGTCTATGGCGCTCTCGACAATGTCGAAGCCCGCATGAAGACCGATCCGGTCGCCCTGTTCCACGAAGCGCTCAATAATGTGAAGCCGGCCGTGGAAGTGCGTTCGCGCCGTGTTGGCGGTGCCACCTACCAGGTGCCCGTCGAAGTGCGCACCGAGCGCGCCCAGGCGCTGGCCATCCGCTGGCTGATCACGGCTGCTCGTTCGCGCGCTGAAAAGACCATGGCCGCCCGCCTTTCGGGTGAACTGATGGACGCAGCGCAGAACCGCGGCAATGCGGTCAAGAAGCGTGAAGACACGCACCGCATGGCCGAAGCCAACCGCGCCTTCAGCCATTATCGCTGGTAA
- the rpsL gene encoding 30S ribosomal protein S12, translating to MPTINQLVRKGRTLQKAKSKVPAMEQNPQKRGVCTRVYTTTPKKPNSALRKVAKVRLTNQREVISYIPGEGHNLQEHSVVLIRGGRVRDLPGVRYHVLRGVLDTQGVKDRKQSRSKYGAKRPK from the coding sequence ATGCCGACGATTAACCAGCTGGTCCGCAAGGGCCGCACCCTGCAGAAGGCCAAGTCCAAGGTCCCTGCAATGGAACAGAACCCGCAAAAGCGCGGTGTCTGCACCCGTGTTTACACCACCACCCCGAAGAAGCCGAACTCGGCTCTGCGCAAGGTTGCCAAGGTCCGCCTGACCAACCAGCGCGAAGTCATTTCCTACATTCCGGGTGAAGGCCACAACCTGCAGGAGCACAGCGTTGTGCTGATCCGCGGCGGCCGTGTGCGCGACCTTCCGGGTGTGCGCTACCATGTGCTGCGCGGCGTGCTCGACACGCAGGGCGTGAAGGACCGCAAGCAGAGCCGTTCCAAGTACGGCGCCAAGCGTCCCAAGTAA
- a CDS encoding amidohydrolase family protein, which produces MGASTKGITALAALLMAGAAAAQPTVIHAGRLIDVPGEAARGPSTITVDNGRIVSVVDGLQAAPAGATLIDLSDKTVLPGLIDSHVHLDSDAGGNAALLEGLTREDGFFALQAYVNGMKTLKAGFTTVRNLGDGTGATLALRDAVASGLVQGPRIVDAGRSLSATTGHMDGALGLREEFRPVAGGENVCDGADDCRRSVRLQVARGADVIKFASTGGVNSRIGAGLGAQMFEDEARAIVETARLYDKEVAVHAHGADGILLALKLGVDSIEHGTILTDEVIDTWAKSKTYYVPTLSTVNGYKERLAGDTSAYEPAVLEKIRWRIGITGKSLQMLAPRGVRIAFGTDAGVSKHGKNADEFELMVANGMTPETALVAATINAADLLQMSNEIGTIEAGKSADIIAVAGDPLSDVTVLKNVSFVMARGEVVE; this is translated from the coding sequence ATGGGCGCTTCAACCAAAGGAATAACCGCTCTTGCCGCCTTGCTGATGGCCGGCGCGGCGGCGGCGCAGCCGACCGTCATCCATGCCGGGCGGCTGATCGACGTGCCGGGCGAGGCGGCGCGCGGGCCTTCCACCATCACGGTGGATAATGGGCGCATCGTGTCGGTGGTGGACGGGCTGCAGGCCGCTCCGGCAGGGGCGACGCTGATCGACCTTTCGGACAAGACCGTGCTGCCCGGGTTGATCGACAGCCATGTGCATCTGGATAGCGATGCGGGCGGCAATGCGGCCCTCCTGGAAGGGCTGACCCGTGAGGACGGTTTCTTCGCGCTGCAGGCCTATGTGAATGGCATGAAGACGCTGAAGGCGGGCTTCACCACCGTACGCAACCTAGGCGACGGCACCGGGGCCACGCTGGCACTGCGCGATGCGGTGGCATCGGGGCTGGTGCAGGGGCCGCGCATCGTCGATGCCGGGCGCTCGCTCTCGGCCACCACCGGCCATATGGACGGGGCGCTGGGGCTGCGCGAGGAGTTCAGGCCCGTTGCGGGCGGCGAAAATGTCTGCGACGGCGCGGATGATTGCCGCCGCTCGGTGCGCCTGCAGGTGGCGCGCGGCGCGGACGTGATCAAGTTCGCCTCGACCGGCGGGGTCAACAGCCGCATCGGCGCCGGGCTTGGCGCGCAGATGTTCGAGGATGAAGCGCGCGCCATCGTCGAGACGGCGCGGCTGTATGACAAGGAAGTCGCGGTCCACGCCCATGGCGCGGACGGCATCCTGCTGGCGCTGAAATTGGGCGTCGACAGTATCGAACATGGCACCATCCTGACCGATGAAGTGATCGACACCTGGGCCAAGTCCAAGACCTATTATGTTCCGACCTTGTCGACCGTGAACGGCTATAAGGAACGCCTTGCGGGCGATACCTCCGCTTATGAACCGGCGGTTCTGGAAAAAATCCGCTGGCGGATCGGTATCACGGGCAAAAGCCTGCAGATGCTGGCCCCGCGCGGGGTGCGGATTGCCTTTGGCACTGATGCCGGCGTCTCCAAGCATGGCAAAAATGCCGACGAATTCGAACTGATGGTCGCCAACGGGATGACGCCCGAGACCGCTTTGGTCGCGGCCACGATCAACGCGGCCGACCTGCTGCAGATGTCGAACGAAATCGGCACCATCGAAGCGGGCAAGAGCGCCGACATCATCGCGGTCGCGGGCGATCCGCTGAGCGATGTGACCGTGCTCAAAAATGTGTCGTTCGTGATGGCGAGGGGCGAGGTCGTCGAATAG
- a CDS encoding Xaa-Pro dipeptidase, which yields MRLALLLAASVAMPTAAAADTYITADRYLDVETGRYVANPVIRVGDDGRIVSINTGQVPALSRSDRHIDHAGKTLLPGFIDMHTHLDGPANIGGYRGFQYTDSFWPITAAPTGEAMLKLGFTTLRVVGAGQRSDVGLKQAIEDGYVVGPRIVPGGHALGATGGHCDSTFLPPSLERDGKEEGIGDGPEELRHQVRRQRKFGSEVIKVCATGGVFSLNTEPGQPQLSEAELRAIADEAHQWGVLTAAHAHGAEGIKRAIRAGIDTIEHASLVDDEGIRLAASRARPVWFSMDIRNTDYTQSEGRKNGVLEVNLRKDRDIAQAQRDNFKKAHEGGVRMVFGSDVGVMPPNWVPGQFSTMVEYGMSPLEAIQAATRNGAQALGKEADVGAIAVGRYADMVIVSGDPLSNIKAVEQVDGVIKGGVPVEEMVPWALQPKE from the coding sequence ATGCGCCTTGCCCTGTTGCTGGCAGCCAGCGTCGCGATGCCGACCGCTGCCGCCGCCGATACCTATATTACCGCCGACCGCTATCTCGATGTGGAAACGGGCCGCTATGTCGCCAATCCGGTGATCCGGGTCGGCGATGACGGGCGGATCGTGTCGATCAACACGGGCCAGGTGCCCGCCTTGTCGCGCAGTGACCGCCATATCGACCATGCCGGCAAGACGTTGCTGCCGGGCTTTATCGACATGCACACCCATCTTGACGGGCCGGCCAATATCGGGGGCTATCGGGGCTTTCAATATACCGACAGCTTCTGGCCGATCACCGCGGCACCGACGGGCGAAGCGATGCTGAAGCTGGGTTTTACCACCTTGCGCGTGGTGGGGGCAGGGCAGCGCAGCGATGTCGGGCTAAAGCAGGCGATCGAGGATGGCTATGTGGTGGGGCCGCGCATCGTGCCGGGCGGTCATGCACTGGGCGCGACCGGTGGCCATTGCGACAGCACTTTCCTGCCGCCCAGCCTGGAGCGCGACGGCAAGGAAGAGGGTATTGGCGACGGGCCCGAGGAATTGCGCCACCAGGTGCGCCGCCAGCGCAAGTTCGGCTCCGAAGTGATCAAGGTCTGCGCCACCGGCGGGGTCTTCTCGCTCAACACCGAACCCGGCCAGCCGCAGCTTTCCGAAGCCGAACTCAGGGCGATTGCCGATGAGGCGCACCAATGGGGCGTGCTGACCGCCGCCCATGCCCATGGTGCCGAAGGGATCAAGCGCGCGATCCGTGCCGGGATCGACACGATCGAACATGCGAGCCTGGTCGATGACGAGGGCATCCGCCTTGCCGCCAGCCGCGCACGACCGGTCTGGTTCTCGATGGATATCCGCAACACCGATTATACCCAGTCCGAAGGCCGCAAGAATGGGGTGCTGGAGGTCAATCTGCGCAAGGACCGCGATATCGCGCAGGCGCAGCGGGACAATTTCAAGAAGGCCCATGAAGGCGGGGTGCGCATGGTCTTTGGCAGCGATGTCGGGGTGATGCCGCCCAATTGGGTGCCGGGGCAATTTTCGACCATGGTCGAATATGGGATGAGCCCGCTCGAGGCGATCCAGGCGGCCACCCGCAACGGCGCCCAGGCGCTCGGCAAGGAAGCCGATGTCGGCGCCATCGCGGTCGGTCGCTATGCCGATATGGTGATCGTGTCGGGCGATCCGCTCAGCAATATCAAGGCCGTCGAACAAGTCGACGGCGTCATCAAGGGCGGGGTGCCCGTGGAGGAGATGGTGCCATGGGCGCTTCAACCAAAGGAATAA
- the lpdA gene encoding dihydrolipoyl dehydrogenase, translating into MANAYDLIVLGSGPGGYVAAIRASQLGMKTAIVERENLGGICLNWGCIPTKALLRSGEIMHHMQHAEKFGLKAEGVGMDLDKVVGRSRAVAKQLNQGVTHLMKKNKIDVHMGTGHIDGVGKMTVTGADGKKTALTAKNIIIATGARARDLPFAKTDGTRIWTYRHAMVPSEMPKDLLVIGSGAIGIEFASFYNDMGANVTVVEMLDRIVPVEDRDISAELEKSLKKQGIDIMAGAGVDSLAATKTGVTAKIKDAKGKVEEKQFSHCIVAIGIVPNTENIGIDKLGVKTTKGHIDTDPMCRTNVKGIWAIGDVTAPPWLAHKASHEGIICVEAIAQEAGNKDVHPHAMDPKNIPGCTYCHPQVASVGLTEEKAKEAGHKVKVGKFPFIGNGKAIALGETEGFIKTVFDAETGELLGAHMIGAEVTELIQGYTVGKQAELVEVDFMNTVFPHPTLSEMMHESVLAAYGRVLHI; encoded by the coding sequence ATGGCAAATGCATATGATCTGATTGTTCTGGGCAGTGGTCCCGGCGGCTATGTCGCGGCGATCCGTGCCAGCCAGCTCGGCATGAAGACGGCAATCGTCGAGCGCGAGAATCTGGGCGGCATCTGCCTCAATTGGGGCTGCATCCCGACCAAGGCGCTGCTGCGATCGGGCGAGATCATGCATCATATGCAGCATGCCGAGAAGTTCGGTCTGAAGGCGGAAGGCGTTGGCATGGATCTCGACAAGGTCGTCGGTCGCAGCCGTGCGGTCGCCAAGCAGCTCAACCAGGGCGTCACGCACCTGATGAAGAAGAACAAGATCGACGTGCATATGGGAACGGGTCATATCGACGGCGTTGGCAAGATGACGGTGACCGGCGCGGACGGCAAGAAGACGGCCCTGACCGCCAAGAATATCATTATCGCCACCGGCGCCCGCGCCCGCGACCTGCCCTTTGCCAAGACCGATGGGACACGCATCTGGACCTATCGCCATGCCATGGTGCCATCAGAGATGCCGAAGGATCTGCTGGTCATCGGATCGGGCGCGATCGGGATCGAATTTGCCAGCTTCTACAACGACATGGGCGCCAATGTGACGGTCGTGGAAATGCTCGACCGCATCGTGCCGGTGGAAGACAGGGACATTAGCGCCGAGCTGGAAAAGAGCCTGAAAAAGCAGGGCATCGACATCATGGCCGGCGCTGGCGTCGACAGCCTCGCCGCGACCAAAACGGGCGTCACCGCCAAGATCAAGGATGCCAAGGGCAAGGTGGAGGAGAAGCAATTCTCCCACTGCATCGTGGCCATCGGCATCGTCCCCAACACCGAAAATATCGGCATCGACAAGCTGGGCGTGAAGACGACCAAGGGGCATATCGATACCGACCCCATGTGCCGCACCAATGTTAAGGGTATCTGGGCGATCGGCGATGTCACCGCGCCGCCCTGGCTTGCGCATAAGGCCAGCCATGAAGGCATCATCTGTGTGGAAGCCATCGCGCAGGAAGCGGGCAACAAGGATGTCCATCCGCACGCGATGGATCCGAAGAATATTCCGGGCTGCACCTATTGCCATCCGCAGGTCGCCAGCGTGGGCCTGACCGAGGAAAAGGCCAAGGAAGCCGGGCACAAGGTGAAGGTCGGCAAATTCCCCTTCATCGGCAATGGCAAGGCCATCGCACTGGGCGAGACCGAAGGCTTTATCAAGACCGTGTTCGATGCGGAAACGGGCGAGCTATTGGGCGCGCACATGATCGGCGCAGAAGTGACCGAGCTGATCCAGGGCTATACCGTTGGCAAGCAGGCGGAACTGGTGGAGGTGGACTTCATGAACACCGTCTTTCCGCACCCGACACTGAGCGAGATGATGCACGAAAGCGTGCTGGCGGCCTACGGGCGGGTGTTGCATATCTAG
- a CDS encoding acyl-CoA thioesterase, whose product MPSDTNPYGGIFGGWLMSQMALAAGSLASRHSKGKAVVVAATDLQFPGAMEVGDELSVYASLEREGTTSMTIRARAVARERDGETEQVVATGVFTFVAVTEDNRKRPFKPE is encoded by the coding sequence ATGCCGTCCGATACCAATCCCTATGGCGGCATCTTCGGCGGCTGGCTGATGAGCCAGATGGCGCTGGCGGCAGGTTCGCTCGCTTCGCGCCATAGCAAGGGCAAGGCTGTGGTGGTCGCCGCGACGGACCTTCAGTTTCCCGGTGCGATGGAGGTGGGCGATGAACTCAGCGTCTATGCCAGCCTGGAACGCGAAGGCACCACCAGCATGACCATCCGCGCCCGCGCCGTAGCGCGGGAACGCGACGGGGAGACGGAACAGGTGGTGGCGACAGGGGTTTTCACCTTCGTCGCCGTGACCGAGGATAATCGCAAACGGCCTTTCAAGCCGGAGTGA
- a CDS encoding pyruvate dehydrogenase complex dihydrolipoamide acetyltransferase, which translates to MATELKMPALSPTMEEGTLAKWLVKEGDEVASGDILAEIETDKATMEFEAVDEGTILKILVAEGTDNVAVGTVIAMLGEEGESVDAPAAAADPAPAKEEKKVEAAPPAKGGGETPKVESAPAPAAPKKDGERVKASPLARRLAEAQGIDLTMLKGSGPGGRIVRADLGEAGGGAQAAPKAAAASAPTPQAASVDPGDIPHSVEKLSNMRKTIARRLTESKQQVPHIYLTVDIQLDKLLKLRAEMNAGLESRGIKLSVNDMLIKALGVALMEVPECNVSFGDGELIKYERADISVAVSIPGGLITPIVAGANDKAMSKISTEMGDLAARAKEGKLQPHEYQGGTASLSNMGMFGIKQFEAVINPPQAMIMAIGAGEKRPYVIDGSLQTATIMSATGSFDHRAIDGADGARLMQAFKRLVENPLGMVA; encoded by the coding sequence ATGGCCACCGAACTCAAAATGCCTGCGCTTTCACCGACGATGGAAGAAGGCACGCTCGCCAAATGGCTGGTCAAGGAAGGCGATGAAGTCGCCTCGGGCGATATCCTCGCCGAGATCGAGACCGACAAGGCGACGATGGAGTTCGAAGCGGTCGACGAAGGCACGATCCTGAAGATCCTGGTCGCCGAAGGGACGGACAATGTCGCGGTCGGCACCGTGATCGCGATGCTGGGCGAGGAAGGCGAGAGCGTGGATGCGCCCGCCGCTGCTGCCGACCCCGCGCCCGCCAAGGAAGAAAAGAAGGTCGAAGCCGCGCCGCCTGCAAAGGGTGGCGGCGAAACGCCCAAGGTCGAAAGCGCACCGGCGCCCGCCGCGCCCAAGAAGGATGGCGAGCGGGTGAAGGCTTCGCCGCTGGCGCGTCGTTTGGCCGAAGCGCAGGGCATCGATCTGACCATGTTAAAGGGCTCCGGCCCGGGCGGGCGGATTGTGCGCGCCGACCTTGGTGAAGCCGGTGGGGGTGCCCAGGCTGCACCGAAAGCTGCTGCCGCATCTGCGCCCACGCCGCAGGCCGCCAGTGTCGATCCGGGCGATATCCCGCACAGCGTCGAGAAGTTGTCCAATATGCGCAAGACGATTGCGCGCCGCCTGACCGAGAGCAAGCAGCAGGTCCCGCACATCTACCTCACCGTGGATATCCAGCTCGACAAGCTCTTGAAGCTGCGCGCCGAGATGAATGCGGGGCTGGAAAGCCGCGGCATCAAGCTTTCCGTCAACGACATGCTGATCAAGGCGCTGGGCGTGGCCCTGATGGAAGTGCCCGAATGCAATGTGAGCTTCGGCGATGGCGAGCTGATCAAATATGAGCGCGCCGATATTTCGGTCGCCGTGTCGATCCCGGGCGGCCTCATCACGCCGATCGTCGCCGGTGCCAATGACAAGGCGATGAGCAAGATTTCGACCGAGATGGGCGACCTTGCGGCGCGCGCCAAGGAAGGCAAGTTGCAGCCGCACGAATATCAGGGCGGCACCGCCAGCCTGTCCAACATGGGCATGTTCGGCATCAAGCAGTTCGAAGCCGTCATCAACCCGCCCCAGGCCATGATCATGGCGATCGGCGCGGGCGAAAAGCGGCCTTATGTCATCGACGGCAGCCTGCAGACCGCCACCATCATGAGCGCGACCGGCAGCTTCGACCACCGCGCCATCGACGGCGCCGACGGTGCGCGCCTGATGCAGGCCTTCAAACGGCTGGTGGAGAACCCGCTGGGGATGGTGGCTTAA
- a CDS encoding universal stress protein, which yields MVEHRYLVIMKEAPEARVALRFAARRAAKTDRSVEVLAIIEPQNFAAFGGVQAAMEEEERLRMEATIASTVGELIEETGIKPHITIRSGDSIKIIGKEISERNDIAALVLGAAPGENPGPIVKYFTGEGAGNLPCPVLIIPGVLDDERIELLS from the coding sequence ATGGTCGAGCATCGCTATCTGGTCATCATGAAGGAAGCGCCGGAGGCCCGCGTGGCCCTGCGCTTCGCCGCGCGCCGCGCCGCCAAGACCGATCGCAGCGTCGAAGTGCTGGCCATCATCGAACCGCAAAATTTCGCGGCTTTCGGCGGCGTGCAGGCGGCGATGGAGGAGGAAGAGCGGCTGCGCATGGAGGCCACCATCGCTTCCACCGTGGGCGAGCTGATCGAGGAAACCGGCATCAAGCCGCATATCACCATCCGCTCGGGCGACAGCATCAAGATCATCGGCAAGGAAATTTCCGAACGCAACGATATCGCCGCTTTGGTGCTGGGCGCGGCACCCGGCGAAAATCCCGGCCCCATCGTCAAATATTTCACCGGCGAAGGCGCAGGCAATCTGCCCTGCCCCGTCCTCATCATCCCGGGCGTGCTCGATGACGAGCGGATCGAGCTTCTAAGCTGA
- a CDS encoding GAF domain-containing protein, which translates to MYDFKIDTNDKAAMYDELAGALEALVTGEPDAIANMANASALIWETLPDLNWAGFYRNVGGELVLGPFQGRAACIRIPFGKGVCGEAAATQQVQRVDDVHAFPGHIACDAASNSEIVVPIVKDGELVAVLDLDSPKTARFDEADEAGCVRLGEILSKAL; encoded by the coding sequence ATGTACGACTTCAAGATCGACACGAACGACAAGGCCGCCATGTATGACGAGCTGGCCGGGGCGCTGGAAGCGCTGGTGACGGGCGAGCCCGATGCCATCGCCAACATGGCCAATGCGAGCGCGCTGATCTGGGAAACGCTGCCCGATCTCAACTGGGCGGGCTTTTACCGCAATGTCGGCGGCGAATTGGTGCTGGGGCCGTTCCAGGGCCGCGCTGCCTGTATCCGCATTCCCTTCGGCAAGGGCGTGTGCGGCGAGGCGGCAGCGACGCAGCAAGTGCAGCGGGTCGACGATGTGCATGCCTTCCCCGGCCATATCGCCTGCGATGCGGCTTCGAACAGCGAGATTGTGGTGCCGATCGTGAAGGACGGTGAACTGGTCGCCGTGCTCGATCTCGACAGCCCGAAGACGGCGCGCTTCGACGAAGCGGACGAGGCGGGCTGTGTTCGGCTGGGCGAAATCCTGTCGAAGGCGCTTTAG
- the arfB gene encoding alternative ribosome rescue aminoacyl-tRNA hydrolase ArfB, producing MTETKASPEIPEEALEETFLAGTGPGGQHANTSETGVQLRVDLAALGLAPRVLNRLRHIAGSKVTKDRGEIIITCKASRSQDSNRAEARARLAELIAKAHLEPKKRKKTRPSLSAKRKRVESKVKRGQKKKLRGKVDY from the coding sequence GTGACAGAGACGAAAGCTTCACCTGAGATTCCGGAAGAGGCGCTGGAAGAGACGTTTCTCGCCGGCACGGGGCCGGGCGGGCAGCATGCCAATACCTCGGAGACCGGGGTGCAGCTGCGCGTCGATCTGGCGGCGCTGGGGCTGGCGCCGAGGGTGCTCAACCGGCTGCGCCATATTGCGGGCAGCAAGGTCACCAAGGATCGCGGCGAGATCATCATCACCTGCAAGGCTTCGCGCAGCCAGGACAGCAACCGCGCCGAAGCGCGTGCGCGGCTTGCAGAGCTGATCGCCAAGGCCCATCTGGAGCCCAAGAAACGCAAGAAGACGCGCCCAAGCCTGTCGGCCAAGCGCAAGCGGGTCGAGAGCAAGGTGAAACGCGGGCAGAAGAAGAAGCTGCGCGGGAAGGTGGATTACTGA
- a CDS encoding RluA family pseudouridine synthase — protein MPLNDHIIFIDGDMIIIDKPAGLPVDTPRRGGDSIEGRIRELCQGFKQSPTPMHRLDQDTSGCLLFARHQPARRWLQQVFENHQAEKTYIAVVGGEVEGEKGTIELPLAKVSSEDAGWKMVGDAEGKPALTRWERLAVRDGKSLIQFMPLTGRTHQIRVHAREGLGHGIVGDRVYGYPRPSTGSGQDGMMLHAWKLSVPRKKGKKLDGVAPLPTRFADWKDDIA, from the coding sequence ATGCCCCTGAATGACCATATCATTTTCATCGATGGCGACATGATCATCATCGACAAGCCCGCCGGCCTGCCGGTCGATACGCCGCGCCGCGGCGGCGACAGTATTGAAGGCCGCATCCGCGAACTGTGCCAAGGCTTCAAGCAGTCGCCAACGCCCATGCACCGGCTCGATCAGGATACGTCGGGCTGCCTCTTGTTCGCGCGGCACCAGCCGGCGCGGCGCTGGCTGCAGCAGGTGTTCGAGAACCACCAGGCCGAAAAGACCTACATCGCCGTGGTTGGCGGCGAGGTGGAAGGCGAGAAGGGCACGATCGAGCTGCCGCTGGCCAAGGTGTCGAGCGAGGATGCTGGCTGGAAGATGGTGGGCGATGCCGAGGGCAAGCCCGCGCTGACCCGCTGGGAGAGGCTGGCGGTGCGCGATGGCAAGAGCCTTATCCAGTTCATGCCTTTGACCGGGCGCACCCACCAGATCCGCGTGCATGCGCGCGAGGGGCTGGGCCATGGCATCGTCGGCGACCGTGTTTATGGTTATCCGCGCCCTTCGACAGGCTCAGGACAGGACGGCATGATGCTGCACGCCTGGAAGCTGTCGGTGCCGCGCAAGAAGGGCAAAAAACTGGACGGCGTGGCGCCGCTGCCGACACGCTTTGCCGACTGGAAAGATGACATCGCCTAA
- the ctrA gene encoding response regulator transcription factor CtrA, whose amino-acid sequence MRVLLIEDEATIAQSIELMLSTEGFNCYTTDLGEEGLDLGKLYDYDIILLDLNLPDMHGYDVLKKLRTAKVQTPVLILSGIGEMDSKVRALGFGADDYVTKPFHRDELVARIHAIVRRSKGHSQSVIRTGKLAVNLDAKTVEVDGNRVHLTGKEYAMLELLSLRKGTTLTKEMFLNHLYGGMDEPELKIIDVFICKLRKKLSLACGGDNYIETVWGRGYVLRDQEEDQKADTEAA is encoded by the coding sequence ATGCGGGTACTTCTGATCGAAGACGAAGCCACGATCGCGCAGAGCATTGAACTGATGCTCTCGACCGAAGGCTTCAACTGCTACACCACCGATCTTGGCGAAGAAGGCCTCGATCTGGGCAAGCTCTATGATTATGACATCATCCTTCTCGACCTCAACCTGCCGGACATGCACGGCTATGACGTCCTGAAAAAACTGCGCACCGCCAAGGTGCAGACGCCGGTCCTGATCCTGTCGGGCATCGGCGAAATGGATTCGAAGGTCCGCGCGCTGGGCTTCGGTGCTGACGATTATGTCACCAAGCCTTTCCACCGCGATGAACTGGTCGCCCGCATTCATGCGATCGTGCGCCGTTCCAAGGGCCATTCGCAGTCGGTCATCCGCACCGGCAAGCTGGCCGTGAACCTCGATGCCAAGACGGTCGAAGTCGACGGCAACCGCGTCCACCTCACCGGCAAGGAATATGCGATGCTGGAGCTCCTCTCGCTGCGCAAGGGCACCACGCTCACCAAGGAAATGTTCCTCAACCACCTTTATGGCGGGATGGACGAGCCCGAACTCAAGATCATCGACGTCTTCATCTGCAAGCTGCGCAAGAAATTGTCGCTGGCCTGCGGCGGCGACAATTATATCGAAACCGTCTGGGGCCGCGGCTATGTCCTGCGCGACCAGGAAGAAGACCAGAAGGCCGACACCGAAGCGGCCTGA
- a CDS encoding arginyltransferase, translated as MSAPFRFPKFFVTNPAPCPYLEGKVERKVFTELNGRHAAELNEALGRIGFRRSQSVAYRPSCVDCSACVSVRVRTADFAPSRSQRRLLKRNLDLEVTACKPWTTEEQYALLREYLAHRHPGGGMAEMDEHDYADMVEQTPVQTYVVEYREPSDDPDTPGKLVGACLSDQQGDGLSMIYSFFDTGPEARDGLGTYIILDHILRARKAGLPYVYLGYWVEGSERMNYKAKFRPLERLGRDGWRPMEEPRSGEPEERRKDLPARAPSQRTLPLK; from the coding sequence GTGAGCGCACCGTTTCGCTTTCCCAAATTCTTCGTCACCAACCCTGCGCCCTGCCCCTATCTGGAAGGCAAGGTGGAGCGGAAGGTGTTCACGGAATTGAATGGCCGTCATGCCGCCGAATTGAACGAAGCGCTCGGCAGGATCGGGTTTCGCCGCTCCCAGTCGGTGGCCTATCGCCCCAGCTGCGTGGATTGTTCGGCCTGCGTGTCGGTGCGCGTGCGCACCGCCGATTTCGCGCCCAGCCGGTCGCAGCGGCGCCTCCTCAAGCGCAATCTCGACCTGGAAGTCACCGCCTGCAAGCCGTGGACGACCGAAGAACAATATGCGTTGCTGCGCGAATATCTCGCCCATCGTCACCCCGGCGGCGGCATGGCCGAAATGGACGAGCATGATTATGCCGACATGGTCGAGCAGACGCCGGTCCAGACCTATGTGGTGGAATATCGCGAACCGTCCGATGATCCCGACACGCCCGGCAAGCTGGTGGGCGCCTGCCTGTCCGACCAGCAGGGCGACGGCCTGTCGATGATCTATAGCTTCTTCGATACCGGGCCGGAAGCGCGCGACGGCCTTGGCACCTACATCATCCTCGACCATATCCTGCGCGCCAGGAAGGCGGGGCTGCCCTATGTCTATCTGGGCTATTGGGTCGAGGGGTCGGAGCGGATGAACTACAAGGCCAAGTTCCGCCCACTGGAACGGCTGGGTCGCGATGGCTGGAGGCCGATGGAAGAACCTCGTTCCGGTGAGCCCGAAGAACGGCGTAAGGACTTACCAGCGCGCGCGCCCTCACAGCGGACTTTGCCGCTGAAGTGA